The Amycolatopsis sp. 195334CR genome window below encodes:
- a CDS encoding TetR/AcrR family transcriptional regulator produces the protein MAGAPESPSPLPGQQRPRSRFAAGLPAVTAERIVDAALRLTVERGLDSWTLRQLASAVEAYPAVIYHHVGDRESVVRAVIERVGEEIPLPDANLHWRDFYWQLLADLRVVLRRYPGVARRFSLYGPLIPSIKPLIDRGVRVLQRDGFGEESVTAYNLLLGTAAALVSKEDDHLAQPLIKPDSPEVYAEARDREDLPGLAALGRNVYERVKDPERLAAHFTEFYEYSVQIAIDGLERRLTRIHP, from the coding sequence ATGGCTGGAGCCCCAGAGAGTCCTTCGCCGCTGCCGGGCCAGCAGCGGCCCCGGTCCCGGTTCGCGGCCGGCCTGCCCGCGGTGACCGCGGAGCGGATCGTCGACGCGGCGCTGCGGTTGACCGTGGAACGCGGCCTCGACAGCTGGACCCTGCGGCAGCTGGCCTCGGCGGTGGAGGCCTACCCCGCCGTCATCTACCACCACGTCGGGGACCGGGAGTCCGTGGTGCGTGCGGTGATCGAGCGGGTGGGCGAGGAGATCCCGCTGCCCGACGCGAACCTGCACTGGCGGGACTTCTACTGGCAGCTGCTCGCGGACCTGCGGGTGGTGCTGCGGCGTTATCCGGGCGTGGCCAGGCGGTTCTCGCTGTACGGGCCGCTGATCCCGTCGATCAAGCCGCTGATCGACCGCGGGGTGCGGGTGCTGCAGCGCGACGGGTTCGGCGAGGAGAGCGTGACCGCGTACAACCTCCTGCTCGGCACGGCCGCCGCGCTGGTGTCCAAGGAGGACGACCACCTGGCGCAGCCGCTGATCAAGCCGGACAGCCCCGAGGTCTACGCCGAAGCGCGCGACCGGGAGGACCTGCCGGGCCTGGCGGCGCTCGGGCGGAACGTCTACGAGCGCGTGAAGGACCCGGAGCGGCTGGCCGCGCACTTCACCGAGTTCTACGAATATTCGGTCCAGATCGCCATCGACGGCTTGGAGCGGCGGCTGACGCGGATCCACCCGTAG
- a CDS encoding LacI family DNA-binding transcriptional regulator: protein MKRRIAEVAKQVGVSEATVSRVLNGRPGVAESTRTAVLTALDVLGYERPTQLRGERARLVGLVLPELQNPIFPALAEVMGNALAQQGFTPVLCTRTAGGVSEADYVDLLLQQQVSGVAFAGGQYAQADAVHTHYHRLVERGLPTILLNAAVGELGMPQVSCDDAMAVEQAIGHMLSLGHERIGLLLGPADHMPSRRKLEAFHACLDAAGLDVDPEAVAHGMFSLEGGHAGAVRLLNRGVTAILCASDPLALGAIRAARRHGLAVPDDISVVGYDDSALMQCVDPPLTTIRQPIEAMGRAVVELLVKKINGGQVPAEELLFAPELVVRSSTGRVPH from the coding sequence ATGAAACGTCGGATCGCGGAAGTCGCGAAGCAGGTGGGGGTCAGCGAGGCCACGGTGAGCCGGGTCCTCAACGGCAGGCCGGGGGTCGCCGAGAGCACGAGGACCGCCGTGCTCACCGCGCTCGACGTGCTCGGGTACGAACGCCCGACCCAGCTGCGCGGCGAACGAGCCCGCCTGGTCGGGCTGGTCCTCCCCGAACTGCAGAACCCCATCTTCCCCGCCCTCGCCGAGGTGATGGGCAATGCGCTCGCCCAGCAGGGCTTCACCCCGGTCCTCTGCACCCGCACCGCCGGCGGCGTCTCCGAGGCCGACTACGTCGACCTCCTCCTCCAGCAGCAGGTCTCCGGCGTCGCCTTCGCGGGCGGCCAGTACGCCCAGGCCGACGCCGTGCACACCCACTACCACCGGCTCGTCGAACGCGGCCTGCCCACCATCCTGCTCAACGCCGCCGTCGGCGAGCTCGGCATGCCGCAGGTCTCCTGCGACGACGCGATGGCGGTCGAGCAAGCCATCGGCCACATGCTCTCGCTCGGCCACGAGCGCATCGGCCTGCTGCTCGGCCCGGCCGACCACATGCCCTCCCGCCGCAAGCTCGAGGCCTTCCACGCCTGCCTGGACGCCGCGGGCCTCGACGTCGACCCCGAGGCCGTCGCGCACGGCATGTTCTCGCTGGAAGGCGGCCACGCCGGCGCCGTCCGGCTGCTCAACCGCGGGGTCACCGCCATCCTCTGCGCCAGCGACCCGCTCGCCCTCGGCGCCATCCGCGCGGCCCGGCGCCACGGGCTGGCCGTGCCCGACGACATCTCCGTGGTCGGCTACGACGACTCCGCGCTGATGCAGTGCGTCGACCCGCCGCTGACCACGATCCGCCAGCCGATCGAGGCGATGGGCCGCGCGGTGGTCGAGCTGCTGGTCAAGAAGATCAACGGCGGCCAGGTACCCGCCGAGGAACTGCTGTTCGCGCCCGAACTGGTGGTCCGCAGCTCGACCGGGAGGGTGCCGCACTGA